A section of the Methanocaldococcus sp. FS406-22 genome encodes:
- the mch gene encoding methenyltetrahydromethanopterin cyclohydrolase yields MLSVNKKALEIVNKMIENKEELNIDVIKLENGATVLDCGVNVAGSWEAGKLYTKICLGGLAHVGISLSPCECKGITLPYVKVKTSHPAIATLGAQKAGWTVKVGKYFAMGSGPARALAKKPKKTYEEIGYEDDADVAVLCLEASKLPNEEVAEYVAKECGVEPENVYLLVAPTASLVGSIQISGRVVENGTYKMLEVLEFDVNKVKYAAGLAPIAPIIGDDFAMMGATNDMVLYGGITFYYIKSDENDDIEGLCKALPSCASKDYGKPFMEVFKAADYDFYKIDKGMFAPAVVVINDMTTGKVYRAGKVNAEVLKKSLGWTEL; encoded by the coding sequence ATGTTGAGTGTAAATAAAAAGGCATTGGAAATTGTAAATAAAATGATAGAAAATAAAGAGGAGTTAAATATTGACGTTATAAAATTGGAAAACGGAGCTACTGTTTTAGATTGTGGAGTTAATGTTGCTGGAAGCTGGGAAGCTGGAAAGCTATATACAAAGATTTGTTTGGGAGGTTTAGCACACGTTGGCATCTCCTTATCACCATGTGAGTGTAAAGGAATAACTCTACCTTATGTTAAGGTAAAAACCTCACATCCAGCAATAGCTACATTGGGAGCTCAAAAGGCTGGATGGACAGTTAAAGTAGGAAAATACTTTGCAATGGGTTCTGGTCCGGCAAGGGCATTAGCCAAGAAGCCAAAGAAAACCTATGAAGAAATTGGCTATGAAGATGATGCAGATGTTGCTGTTTTGTGTTTAGAGGCTTCAAAGTTGCCAAATGAAGAAGTTGCTGAGTATGTTGCTAAGGAGTGTGGTGTTGAGCCAGAGAACGTTTATTTATTAGTTGCTCCAACTGCCTCATTAGTTGGTTCAATCCAAATCAGTGGTAGAGTTGTTGAAAACGGAACATACAAGATGTTAGAAGTTTTAGAGTTTGATGTTAACAAAGTTAAATATGCAGCAGGTTTAGCTCCAATTGCTCCAATAATTGGTGATGACTTCGCAATGATGGGAGCTACAAATGATATGGTTTTATATGGAGGAATAACATTCTACTACATTAAGAGTGATGAAAACGATGATATTGAGGGATTATGCAAAGCCCTTCCATCTTGTGCATCAAAAGACTATGGAAAGCCATTCATGGAAGTGTTTAAAGCTGCTGACTATGATTTCTACAAAATTGACAAAGGAATGTTTGCTCCAGCTGTGGTTGTAATTAACGATATGACAACTGGAAAAGTCTATAGAGCTGGAAAGGTCAATGCTGAAGTTCTTAAAAAATCATTAGGCTGGACAGAGTTATAA
- a CDS encoding 6-hydroxymethylpterin diphosphokinase MptE-like protein yields the protein MDMKEWEIFYNKIIEDFGFSKEKDVESAVILNNILEKANTIPIDKLKDIIEGREVFIFGAGPSIKRHINIIKRLRLQNINNPIIVADGACKAFLEEGIIPDIIVSDLDGDLEALIECNKNGSIVVVHAHGDNIEKIKKYVPKLKNIIGSCQIPNYKELNLKNVINFGGFTDGDRCCFLAYYLRAKKLILGGMDFGVYITKYSRPNIKEDIAIGDEIKIKKLEYAKMLINYLKDKIEIEFLE from the coding sequence ATGGACATGAAAGAGTGGGAGATATTTTATAACAAAATTATTGAGGACTTTGGATTTAGCAAAGAAAAAGATGTTGAAAGTGCAGTAATTTTAAATAACATTTTAGAGAAAGCTAATACAATACCTATTGACAAACTTAAAGATATTATTGAAGGCAGAGAAGTATTTATCTTTGGTGCAGGCCCATCAATAAAAAGACACATTAATATTATAAAAAGATTGAGATTACAAAATATAAACAACCCAATAATAGTAGCTGATGGTGCATGTAAGGCATTTTTAGAAGAAGGCATAATTCCAGATATTATAGTTTCAGATTTGGATGGAGATTTAGAGGCTTTAATTGAATGTAATAAAAATGGCTCTATAGTTGTGGTTCATGCACATGGGGATAACATTGAAAAAATTAAAAAATATGTCCCAAAACTAAAAAATATCATTGGAAGTTGTCAGATACCAAATTATAAAGAGCTAAATTTAAAAAATGTAATTAACTTTGGTGGATTTACAGATGGAGATAGATGCTGTTTTTTAGCTTATTATCTTAGAGCTAAAAAGTTAATCTTAGGAGGAATGGATTTTGGAGTTTATATAACTAAATATTCGAGACCAAATATAAAAGAGGATATAGCAATAGGAGATGAAATAAAAATTAAAAAATTGGAATATGCTAAAATGTTAATAAATTATTTAAAAGATAAAATAGAGATTGAGTTTTTAGAATAA
- a CDS encoding DHH family phosphoesterase, which translates to MITVIGFGSFGRKVVNFIKNKEPITIIDKNIDDADDLVKEGVTVIVGDATKDEVLKKAKIDNADIVLILTNEPEVNRAIAEKVCELSPNSYKIARAIPRYPELYMGLNIDKIINILESGAKDIAKEVEDAKLKRKLMQLKSVLIEGKKRCMKLEKTEEEKKAPLLILTHTNPDPDAIASAMALKTLAEKWGVDADIAYGGNIGYDENKAMINLLGIRLLNIEDVDLNNYCVIAVIDTSSSKQLPIELPNIDIIIDHHNNTDLTAKYMDVRPEVGATASILTQYLMELEIEPSRNLATALFYGIQSDTDYFKRETSKLDFEAAAYLQSYIDASILNMIENPEISTEVMEVLARAIMNRRVVKGNIALSYVGEISNRDALPKAADFLLKMEGISTTFVFGIVGDEIHISARTKDLRLNLGEILNRAFGGGGHQTAAAAKIPLGIFKAVSDKEALRKLVEEAIRAKILEVIGIKEEEK; encoded by the coding sequence ATGATAACCGTAATAGGTTTTGGTTCTTTTGGTAGAAAAGTTGTAAATTTTATTAAAAATAAAGAACCAATTACAATTATCGACAAAAATATTGACGATGCTGACGATTTAGTGAAAGAAGGAGTAACTGTAATTGTTGGGGACGCTACTAAAGATGAAGTATTGAAAAAAGCTAAAATTGATAATGCAGATATTGTATTAATATTAACAAATGAGCCAGAGGTTAATAGGGCAATAGCTGAAAAAGTTTGTGAGCTAAGCCCAAACTCATACAAAATTGCGAGAGCTATTCCAAGATACCCAGAGCTTTATATGGGGCTAAATATAGATAAAATTATAAACATATTAGAGAGCGGAGCTAAAGACATTGCAAAGGAAGTTGAAGACGCAAAATTAAAGAGAAAGTTAATGCAATTAAAATCTGTGCTAATAGAGGGAAAGAAAAGATGCATGAAGTTGGAAAAAACGGAAGAAGAAAAAAAAGCTCCTCTCTTAATCTTAACACATACAAATCCAGACCCTGACGCTATAGCAAGTGCAATGGCTTTAAAAACACTTGCTGAAAAATGGGGTGTTGATGCAGATATAGCTTATGGAGGAAACATTGGTTATGATGAAAATAAGGCGATGATAAACTTATTAGGAATAAGGCTTTTAAATATCGAAGATGTGGATTTAAATAATTACTGCGTTATTGCAGTTATAGACACCTCCTCATCAAAGCAACTACCCATTGAACTTCCAAACATTGATATAATTATAGACCATCACAACAACACTGACTTAACTGCCAAATATATGGATGTTAGGCCAGAAGTTGGAGCTACTGCTTCTATTTTAACACAATACCTTATGGAATTGGAGATAGAACCATCGAGAAACTTAGCTACTGCCTTATTTTATGGAATACAGTCAGATACTGACTACTTTAAGAGAGAGACATCAAAATTAGATTTTGAAGCAGCTGCTTATCTGCAGAGCTACATAGATGCTTCTATCTTAAATATGATAGAAAATCCAGAAATTTCAACAGAAGTTATGGAAGTTTTAGCAAGGGCAATAATGAATAGAAGGGTAGTTAAAGGAAATATTGCTCTATCTTATGTTGGTGAAATTTCTAATAGGGATGCTCTGCCAAAAGCAGCTGATTTCTTATTAAAGATGGAGGGAATTTCTACAACATTCGTATTTGGTATTGTTGGAGATGAAATTCACATATCTGCAAGAACTAAGGATTTGAGATTGAACCTTGGAGAGATATTGAATAGAGCATTTGGTGGAGGAGGACATCAGACAGCTGCAGCAGCTAAAATTCCTTTAGGAATATTTAAAGCAGTATCTGACAAAGAAGCTTTAAGAAAATTAGTTGAAGAGGCAATTAGAGCTAAGATATTAGAAGTTATTGGGATAAAGGAAGAGGAAAAGTAG
- a CDS encoding radical SAM protein, translated as MLISHISLSDKITLLTYGCNFKCKYCFFKPLACKKYKVEEILDKILEVNMSYGLNKILIAGGEPTLQKDLVELTKLLKDEGFYLMLSTNGYYLKDMLDKLEVDEIHIDMKAYDENKHIYLTSCSNKKVLDCISYIGENGDEFNFKVEIDTVLIPNIVDLDEIEKIAKFLSNWDLPYRITGYVKYNNNLNAEKPDEAKILKAKEIALKYLSNVSCSLDFKRHKKSKKVII; from the coding sequence ATGCTAATCTCTCATATTTCTTTGAGTGATAAAATAACTCTTCTAACTTATGGATGTAACTTTAAATGTAAATACTGCTTCTTTAAGCCCTTGGCTTGTAAAAAATATAAGGTAGAGGAGATTTTAGACAAAATTTTAGAAGTTAATATGAGTTATGGGTTAAATAAAATTTTAATTGCTGGTGGAGAGCCAACATTACAAAAAGATTTGGTTGAGCTAACAAAATTGTTAAAAGATGAAGGGTTTTATCTTATGCTTTCTACAAATGGGTATTATTTGAAAGACATGCTTGATAAACTTGAAGTTGATGAAATACATATTGATATGAAGGCTTATGATGAAAATAAACATATATATTTAACTTCCTGCTCTAACAAAAAAGTTTTGGATTGTATAAGTTATATAGGTGAAAATGGAGACGAGTTTAATTTTAAAGTTGAAATAGATACAGTTTTAATTCCAAATATTGTTGATTTAGATGAAATTGAAAAAATAGCTAAGTTTTTAAGTAATTGGGATTTGCCTTATAGAATTACTGGTTATGTAAAATATAATAATAATTTAAATGCTGAAAAACCAGATGAAGCTAAAATATTAAAAGCAAAAGAAATTGCTTTAAAATATCTCTCCAATGTTTCTTGCTCCTTAGATTTTAAAAGACATAAAAAATCTAAAAAGGTTATTATTTAA
- the glgP gene encoding alpha-glucan family phosphorylase produces the protein MKPTAYFCMEFAIHQPLKTYAGGLGFLAGSHFRAAKRLNQPLVGVSILWSYGYYDQLRDREGKMKVEYIRKYYDFLEDIKLKVPVTINNNTVWVKAYKLEEDVFGTCPIYFLTTDIPENDDFSRTITHKLYDANNILHIAQQIVLGVGGYKVIKECENVKLFHMNEPHPLPLVFKLIEEYGLEYTREHTVFTTHTPLPEGNETQDINLLKSMGFFGNVDVKLAEKLGGNPFNYTVCALRVCKRANAVSKKHKEVCDRMWSWVKDRCEIVAITNAQDRHYWQDPIIREAAKKYDIDMLRERKMELKEILFEEVADQTGKLFKKDRLTVVWARRFTAYKRPHILLHDEMRLLELLKKKRIQVIWAGKPHPNDHNMIATFNWIVSKTRDMKGATILTGYELKLSKMLKQGSDIWLNTPKLNHEASGTSGMTASMNASIHMSTLDGWHVEWAKMYPDDSFTIGDGVRDDDAYVANCIYNLLEDAADIYDTERWWMKACNCVNHIVEYFDAERMAKEYAEKLYK, from the coding sequence ATGAAACCAACTGCTTATTTCTGTATGGAATTTGCAATACATCAGCCACTAAAAACCTATGCTGGAGGATTGGGATTTTTAGCCGGCTCACATTTTAGGGCTGCTAAAAGATTGAATCAACCTCTTGTGGGGGTTTCAATATTATGGAGTTATGGATATTATGACCAATTAAGAGATAGAGAAGGAAAAATGAAAGTTGAATATATAAGGAAATATTATGATTTCTTAGAGGATATCAAATTAAAAGTCCCGGTTACAATAAATAACAACACTGTCTGGGTTAAAGCCTATAAATTAGAGGAGGATGTCTTTGGAACTTGCCCAATATATTTTCTGACAACTGATATTCCAGAAAATGATGACTTCTCAAGAACTATAACCCATAAATTGTATGATGCCAACAACATACTTCATATAGCTCAACAGATTGTTTTAGGTGTTGGAGGATATAAGGTTATAAAAGAATGTGAAAATGTAAAGCTCTTCCACATGAATGAGCCCCATCCTTTACCATTGGTTTTTAAGCTGATAGAAGAGTATGGGCTTGAATATACAAGAGAACATACAGTTTTCACTACTCACACCCCACTACCAGAAGGGAATGAAACTCAGGACATTAATTTATTAAAATCTATGGGGTTCTTTGGAAATGTTGATGTAAAATTAGCTGAAAAGTTAGGAGGAAATCCATTTAACTACACAGTTTGTGCCTTAAGAGTTTGTAAGAGAGCTAATGCTGTCTCTAAAAAGCATAAAGAAGTTTGCGATAGAATGTGGAGCTGGGTTAAAGATAGATGTGAAATAGTGGCAATAACTAACGCTCAAGATAGACATTATTGGCAAGACCCAATTATTAGGGAGGCTGCTAAAAAATATGATATAGATATGCTAAGAGAGAGAAAAATGGAATTAAAAGAAATTTTGTTTGAGGAAGTTGCTGACCAAACTGGAAAATTGTTTAAAAAAGATAGATTAACCGTTGTTTGGGCAAGGAGATTTACTGCCTATAAAAGACCTCATATATTGCTTCATGATGAGATGAGATTACTTGAACTATTAAAAAAGAAAAGAATACAGGTTATTTGGGCAGGGAAACCTCATCCTAATGACCACAATATGATAGCAACATTCAACTGGATTGTGTCAAAGACAAGGGATATGAAAGGAGCCACCATATTAACTGGTTATGAGTTAAAATTAAGTAAGATGTTAAAGCAGGGTTCAGATATTTGGCTTAACACACCAAAACTAAATCATGAAGCATCTGGAACATCTGGAATGACGGCATCTATGAATGCCTCTATTCACATGAGCACCTTAGACGGGTGGCATGTAGAATGGGCTAAGATGTATCCGGATGATAGCTTTACAATTGGCGATGGAGTTAGGGATGATGATGCCTATGTAGCTAACTGCATTTACAATTTATTGGAAGATGCTGCCGATATATATGATACTGAAAGGTGGTGGATGAAAGCTTGTAACTGCGTTAATCATATTGTTGAATATTTTGATGCTGAAAGAATGGCTAAGGAATATGCTGAAAAGCTATATAAATGA
- a CDS encoding DNA-directed DNA polymerase II large subunit produces MVHVACSENMKKYFENIVNEVEKIYKIAEECRKKGFDPVDEVEIPLAADMADRVEGLVGPKGVAERIRELVKELGKEPAALEIAKEIVEGKFGNFDKEKKAEQAVRTALAVLTEGIVAAPLEGIADVKIKKNPDGTEYLAIYYAGPIRSAGGTAQALSVLVGDFVRKAMGLDRYKPTEDEIERYVEEVELYQSEVGSFQYNPTADEIRTAIRNIPIEITGEATDDVEVSGHRDLPRVETNQLRGGALLVLVEGVLLKAPKILRHVDKLGIEGWDWLKDLMSKKEEKEEEKDEKVDEEEIDEEEEEISGYWRDVKIEANKKFISEVIAGRPVFAHPSKVGGFRLRYGRSRNTGFATQGFHPALMYLVDEFMAVGTQLKTERPGKATCVVPVDSIEPPIVKLKNGDVIRVDTIEKAIEVRDRVEEILFLGDVLVNYGDFLENNHPLLPSCWCEEWYEKLLIANNIEYDKKFIKNPKPEEAVKFALKTETPLHPRFTYHWHDVSKEDIILLRKWLLKGKEDNFEGKKVWIVDLETEDDKKAKRILELIGCCHLVRNKKVIIEEYYPLLYSLGFDVENKKDLVDNIDEILKTAKNSMHLINLLAPFEVRRNTYVYVGARMGRPEKAAPRKMKPPVNGLFPIGNAGGQVRLINKAVEENNTDDIDVSYTRCPNCGKISLYRVCPFCGTKVELDKFGRIKAPLKDYWYAALKRLGINKPGDVKCIKGMTSKQKIVEPLEKAILRAMNEVYVFKDGTTRFDCTDVPVTHFKPNEINVTVEKLRELGYDKDIYGNELVDGEQVVELKPQDVIIPESCAEYFVRVANFIDDLLEKFYKVERFYNVKKKEDLIGHLVIGMAPHTSAGMVGRIIGYTKANVGYAHPYFHAAKRRNCFPGDTRILVNIDGNVERITLKELYELFDEKDEVFEKDAFIRKKPKRDIKVYSFDVENKKVVLTDIEEVIKLQSPNHLIKITIDGNREFITTHDHPVMVYENGKFIKKLAMDVKEGDLMLIPKIEFEEDDIEEFDLLKEFSKEEFKDLWSILRVRGISNWIKENIDKTLVRELKLNDYLRYDTIPLDKLLILLEKSNLTVDDVPKDCYIAVRRDKVNIKRIIKIEPLLKLIGYYLSEGYARESESVYQLSFSAHEEELRENIKKAIREAFGDVNIYENKEEGKLTLSSRVVYLFFTRVLKIGKKAKSKRVPSFVFKLPKEKVKLMLSAYFDGDGTALTTKPRVAVYSANKKLLEDIDLLLNRFGIKTYWTVDENANERDGSCVKKYYEERGKEAPKSVVYALNIAGHYYDIFFKEIGFFLERKQKVYELHKNRVKRIDESDWEEGWYCKVRKVEIIKSEDEFIYSLNAKNHHNVIINENIQTYQCDGDEDSFFLLLDAFLNFSKKFLPDKRGGQMDAPLVLTTILDPKEVDGEVHNMDTMWSYPLEFYEKTLEMPSPKEVKEFMETVEDRLGKPEQYEGIGYTHETSRIDLGPKICAYKTLGSMLEKTTSQLSVAKKIRATDERDVAEKVIQSHFIPDLIGNLRAFSRQAVRCKCGAKYRRIPLKGVCPKCGSKLILTVSKGAVEKYMDVAEKMAEEYDVNDYIKQRLKIIKDGINSIFENEKSRQVKLSDFFKIE; encoded by the coding sequence ATGGTTCATGTTGCATGCTCTGAAAACATGAAAAAATATTTTGAAAACATTGTTAATGAAGTTGAAAAAATTTACAAAATAGCTGAAGAGTGTAGAAAAAAAGGTTTTGACCCAGTTGATGAAGTTGAAATTCCTTTAGCTGCTGATATGGCTGATAGGGTTGAAGGATTGGTTGGGCCGAAAGGTGTGGCTGAGAGAATTAGAGAGTTAGTTAAAGAGTTAGGTAAAGAACCAGCGGCATTGGAGATTGCTAAAGAAATTGTAGAAGGCAAATTTGGAAACTTTGATAAGGAAAAGAAGGCAGAGCAAGCAGTTAGAACAGCTTTAGCTGTATTAACTGAAGGGATTGTCGCTGCACCATTAGAAGGAATTGCAGACGTTAAAATCAAAAAAAACCCAGATGGAACTGAATATTTAGCCATTTACTACGCAGGACCTATAAGAAGTGCTGGAGGAACTGCACAAGCTCTATCTGTCTTAGTTGGGGATTTCGTAAGAAAGGCAATGGGTTTAGATAGGTATAAACCAACAGAGGATGAGATTGAGAGATATGTTGAGGAGGTTGAGCTATACCAATCAGAAGTTGGGAGCTTCCAATACAATCCAACGGCAGATGAGATTAGAACAGCTATAAGAAATATTCCAATTGAGATTACTGGAGAGGCTACAGATGATGTAGAAGTTTCTGGGCATAGAGATTTGCCGAGGGTAGAGACAAACCAACTAAGGGGAGGGGCATTATTAGTTTTGGTTGAGGGGGTCTTGCTAAAAGCTCCTAAAATATTGAGGCACGTTGATAAATTAGGAATAGAGGGATGGGATTGGCTTAAGGATTTAATGAGTAAAAAAGAAGAAAAAGAGGAAGAAAAGGACGAAAAAGTAGATGAAGAAGAAATAGATGAAGAGGAAGAAGAGATAAGTGGATACTGGAGAGATGTTAAGATAGAAGCAAACAAAAAGTTTATAAGTGAAGTTATTGCTGGGAGACCAGTATTTGCCCATCCTTCAAAGGTTGGAGGGTTTAGGCTAAGATATGGAAGAAGTAGAAATACTGGCTTCGCTACTCAAGGATTTCATCCAGCTTTGATGTATTTGGTAGATGAATTTATGGCTGTTGGAACTCAGCTAAAAACTGAGAGGCCGGGAAAAGCTACCTGCGTTGTGCCAGTTGATAGTATTGAACCACCAATTGTCAAGCTAAAAAATGGAGATGTTATTAGGGTTGATACAATAGAGAAAGCTATAGAGGTTAGAGATAGAGTTGAGGAAATTTTATTCTTAGGAGATGTTTTAGTTAATTATGGGGATTTCTTAGAGAACAACCACCCATTATTGCCAAGCTGTTGGTGTGAAGAGTGGTATGAGAAGCTATTGATAGCTAATAATATAGAGTATGATAAGAAGTTTATAAAAAATCCAAAGCCAGAAGAAGCTGTTAAATTTGCTTTAAAAACAGAAACCCCATTGCATCCAAGATTTACATACCATTGGCATGATGTTAGTAAGGAGGATATAATCTTATTAAGAAAATGGCTATTAAAAGGAAAAGAAGATAATTTTGAAGGAAAAAAAGTTTGGATTGTTGATTTAGAGACAGAGGATGATAAAAAAGCTAAGAGAATTTTAGAATTAATTGGTTGCTGTCACTTAGTTAGAAATAAAAAGGTTATAATTGAAGAATACTATCCTTTACTCTACTCATTAGGATTTGATGTTGAGAATAAAAAGGATTTAGTTGATAATATAGATGAAATTCTAAAAACAGCTAAGAACAGCATGCATCTTATAAATCTATTAGCCCCATTTGAAGTTAGAAGAAACACCTATGTCTATGTTGGAGCAAGGATGGGAAGACCAGAGAAAGCTGCTCCAAGAAAGATGAAGCCCCCAGTTAATGGGCTGTTCCCAATAGGCAATGCTGGAGGGCAAGTGAGATTGATAAACAAGGCAGTTGAAGAAAACAACACAGATGATATTGATGTTTCCTATACAAGATGTCCAAATTGTGGAAAAATCTCTTTATATAGAGTCTGTCCATTCTGTGGAACTAAGGTAGAGTTAGACAAATTTGGACGAATTAAAGCTCCTTTAAAGGATTATTGGTATGCTGCTTTAAAGAGATTGGGTATAAATAAGCCAGGAGATGTTAAATGTATTAAAGGGATGACTTCAAAGCAGAAGATTGTTGAGCCATTAGAAAAAGCTATATTGAGGGCTATGAATGAGGTCTATGTCTTTAAAGATGGAACTACAAGATTTGATTGCACTGATGTGCCAGTAACTCACTTTAAACCAAATGAGATAAATGTTACTGTTGAAAAGTTGAGAGAGCTTGGCTATGACAAAGATATCTATGGCAATGAGCTGGTTGATGGAGAGCAAGTTGTTGAGCTAAAGCCACAAGATGTAATTATTCCAGAGAGCTGTGCAGAGTACTTTGTTAGAGTAGCTAATTTTATAGATGATTTATTGGAAAAATTCTATAAGGTTGAGAGATTTTACAATGTAAAGAAGAAGGAGGATTTAATTGGGCATTTAGTTATTGGTATGGCACCTCACACATCAGCAGGAATGGTTGGAAGAATTATTGGATATACAAAAGCGAATGTTGGATATGCTCACCCTTATTTCCATGCTGCAAAGAGAAGAAACTGCTTCCCAGGAGATACAAGAATTTTGGTAAATATCGATGGAAATGTTGAAAGAATCACCCTAAAAGAACTCTATGAATTATTTGATGAGAAGGATGAAGTATTTGAAAAAGATGCATTCATAAGAAAGAAGCCAAAGAGGGATATTAAGGTTTATTCCTTTGATGTAGAAAATAAAAAAGTAGTTTTAACAGATATTGAAGAGGTTATAAAGTTACAATCTCCAAATCATTTGATAAAGATAACTATAGATGGAAATAGAGAGTTTATAACAACCCACGACCATCCAGTTATGGTTTATGAAAATGGCAAATTTATCAAAAAATTAGCAATGGATGTTAAAGAAGGAGATTTAATGCTAATCCCAAAGATTGAGTTTGAAGAAGATGATATAGAAGAATTTGACCTATTAAAAGAATTCTCAAAAGAGGAGTTTAAAGATTTATGGAGTATTTTGAGAGTTAGGGGTATTAGCAATTGGATTAAAGAAAATATTGATAAAACATTAGTTAGAGAGTTGAAGTTAAATGATTATTTGAGATATGATACAATACCATTGGATAAACTTCTAATCTTATTAGAGAAATCAAACTTAACGGTTGATGATGTTCCAAAGGACTGTTATATTGCTGTTAGAAGAGATAAAGTTAATATTAAAAGAATTATTAAGATTGAGCCATTATTAAAGTTGATTGGATACTATCTCTCTGAAGGATATGCGAGAGAATCAGAGAGTGTTTATCAGCTAAGCTTCTCAGCTCATGAAGAGGAACTTAGAGAGAATATTAAAAAAGCTATAAGGGAAGCATTTGGAGACGTAAATATCTATGAAAACAAAGAGGAAGGAAAGCTAACATTATCATCAAGAGTTGTTTATTTATTCTTTACAAGAGTTTTAAAGATTGGTAAAAAAGCCAAGTCAAAGAGAGTTCCAAGCTTTGTCTTTAAATTACCAAAAGAGAAAGTTAAATTAATGCTCTCTGCATACTTTGATGGAGATGGAACTGCTTTAACAACAAAACCAAGAGTTGCCGTTTATAGTGCAAATAAAAAATTGTTGGAGGATATCGATTTATTGCTAAATAGATTTGGTATTAAAACTTACTGGACAGTTGATGAAAATGCAAATGAAAGAGATGGAAGTTGTGTAAAGAAATATTATGAAGAGAGAGGAAAAGAAGCTCCAAAGTCAGTAGTTTATGCTTTAAACATAGCTGGGCATTATTATGATATATTCTTTAAAGAGATTGGCTTTTTCTTAGAAAGAAAGCAGAAAGTTTATGAATTGCATAAAAATAGGGTAAAAAGAATAGATGAAAGTGATTGGGAGGAAGGATGGTATTGTAAAGTTAGAAAGGTTGAGATAATAAAATCAGAGGATGAGTTTATATATTCATTGAATGCTAAGAACCACCATAATGTAATTATAAATGAGAATATTCAAACATATCAATGTGATGGAGATGAAGATTCTTTCTTTTTGCTATTAGACGCGTTTTTGAACTTTTCTAAGAAATTCCTGCCAGATAAAAGAGGAGGGCAGATGGATGCCCCACTGGTATTAACAACAATCTTAGACCCAAAGGAGGTTGATGGAGAAGTTCATAATATGGATACAATGTGGAGCTATCCTTTAGAGTTTTATGAAAAGACATTAGAAATGCCTTCACCAAAGGAGGTTAAGGAGTTTATGGAGACTGTTGAAGATAGGTTAGGAAAGCCAGAGCAGTATGAAGGAATTGGCTACACTCACGAAACCTCAAGAATTGATTTAGGGCCGAAAATTTGTGCTTACAAAACCTTGGGTTCAATGTTAGAAAAAACCACTTCTCAATTATCAGTTGCTAAAAAGATTAGAGCTACAGACGAGAGAGATGTTGCTGAAAAAGTAATTCAATCCCACTTCATCCCAGATTTGATTGGAAATTTAAGGGCTTTTTCAAGGCAGGCAGTTAGATGTAAGTGTGGGGCTAAATATAGAAGAATCCCATTGAAAGGAGTTTGTCCAAAGTGTGGCTCTAAGTTGATACTAACTGTTTCAAAGGGAGCCGTTGAGAAGTATATGGATGTTGCAGAGAAGATGGCTGAGGAGTATGATGTAAATGATTATATAAAACAAAGATTAAAAATAATTAAAGATGGAATTAATTCAATATTTGAAAACGAAAAGAGTAGGCAAGTTAAGTTAAGTGATTTCTTTAAGATAGAATAA